From Salinirubellus salinus, the proteins below share one genomic window:
- a CDS encoding NUDIX hydrolase has protein sequence MTVDRLDLSRLAGHDPATVSDEEREAAVLAPVLDRDGVDHLLFIRKADDRSSHAGQMGFPGGGREPTDADLRETALRECHEEVGMHPAEPTVRGRIDDIRTVSRYSVRPYVGRAPDREYVPDGVEVAEVAVLPVPELTDRANYDSERRDHPHYGDIRLHYFRVGGHVVWGATARMLVQLLELTSDWEMPAEPDRHVEPDAEFPV, from the coding sequence GTGACGGTAGACCGCCTCGACCTCTCGCGTCTCGCCGGCCACGACCCCGCGACGGTGTCCGACGAGGAGCGCGAGGCGGCCGTCCTCGCTCCGGTCCTCGACCGCGACGGCGTCGACCACCTCCTGTTCATCCGGAAGGCCGACGACCGTTCCTCGCACGCCGGGCAGATGGGGTTCCCCGGCGGCGGCCGCGAACCGACGGACGCGGACCTGCGGGAGACGGCGCTCCGCGAGTGCCACGAGGAGGTCGGGATGCACCCGGCGGAGCCGACGGTCCGCGGCCGCATCGACGACATCCGGACCGTCTCGCGCTACTCGGTGCGTCCCTACGTCGGCCGCGCGCCGGACCGCGAGTACGTCCCGGACGGGGTCGAGGTGGCGGAGGTGGCCGTCCTCCCCGTCCCGGAACTCACCGACCGCGCGAACTACGACTCGGAGCGCCGTGACCACCCCCACTACGGCGACATCCGCCTGCACTACTTCCGGGTCGGCGGCCACGTCGTCTGGGGGGCCACCGCCCGGATGCTGGTGCAGTTGCTCGAGTTGACGAGCGACTGGGAGATGCCGGCGGAACCGGACCGGCACGTGGAACCGGACGCCGAGTTCCCGGTCTGA